A stretch of the Nicotiana tabacum cultivar K326 chromosome 6, ASM71507v2, whole genome shotgun sequence genome encodes the following:
- the LOC142161671 gene encoding FKBP12-interacting protein of 37 kDa-like isoform X2, which produces MQQRVKQARKLLLDPAIHEEFTRLKNLVEEKDKKVKELHDNIAAVNFTPQSKMGKMLMAKCRTLQEENEEIRNQANEGKMHELTMKLALQRSQNAELKGQFEGLCKQIEGLTNDVERPNEMVLILQEKLEEKDEEISKLKACASR; this is translated from the exons ATGCAACAGAGGGTCAAACAG GCACGGAAGCTATTGCTGGATCCAGCAATTCATGAAGAGTTCACTAGACTGAAG AATTTGGTTGAGGAGAAGGATAAGAAAGTGAAGGAGTTGCATGATAACATTGCTGCAGTCAATTTTACCCCACAAAGCAAAATGGGGAAGATGCTAATGGCTAAATGTAGGACACTGCAAGAGGAAAATGAAGAGATCAGAAACCAGGCTAATGAAGGAAAG ATGCATGAATTAACAATGAAACTGGCTTTGCAGAGGTCTCAGAATGCTGAACTCAAAGGTCAATTTGAAG GCCTGTGCAAGCAGATAGAGGGACTGACAAACGATGTGGAAAGACCAAATGAAATG GTACTAATCTTGCAAGAGAAACTTGAAGAGAAGGATGAAGAGATCAGTAAGCTGAAG GCCTGTGCAAGCAGATAG
- the LOC142161671 gene encoding FKBP12-interacting protein of 37 kDa-like isoform X1, whose protein sequence is MQQRVKQARKLLLDPAIHEEFTRLKNLVEEKDKKVKELHDNIAAVNFTPQSKMGKMLMAKCRTLQEENEEIRNQANEGKMHELTMKLALQRSQNAELKGQFEGLCKQIEGLTNDVERPNEMVLILQEKLEEKDEEISKLKVELNERNTACASR, encoded by the exons ATGCAACAGAGGGTCAAACAG GCACGGAAGCTATTGCTGGATCCAGCAATTCATGAAGAGTTCACTAGACTGAAG AATTTGGTTGAGGAGAAGGATAAGAAAGTGAAGGAGTTGCATGATAACATTGCTGCAGTCAATTTTACCCCACAAAGCAAAATGGGGAAGATGCTAATGGCTAAATGTAGGACACTGCAAGAGGAAAATGAAGAGATCAGAAACCAGGCTAATGAAGGAAAG ATGCATGAATTAACAATGAAACTGGCTTTGCAGAGGTCTCAGAATGCTGAACTCAAAGGTCAATTTGAAG GCCTGTGCAAGCAGATAGAGGGACTGACAAACGATGTGGAAAGACCAAATGAAATG GTACTAATCTTGCAAGAGAAACTTGAAGAGAAGGATGAAGAGATCAGTAAGCTGAAGGTAGAgctgaatgaaagaaacaca GCCTGTGCAAGCAGATAG